From Brachyspira hampsonii:
GGATATTACTTTAGGAAACATACAGAATGAATTTGCTCCTTTTAACAATGAAGTTATAATAGTTTCATTGAATGGAAAAGATGTTCTTGATATGATAAAACTTTCTGGTAAAAAGAGAGGACTTGGAGGATTCCTACAGTATTCTAAAGGTATGGAAGTAAAATACACAGCAGACGGAGAGTTAGTATCTGCAAAATTGAATGGAGAGGATATAAGCGAAGCTAAAGATTACACTGTTATTTTATCAGATTTTGTATTTGACGGAGGAGACGGATATTTTGATGCCCAAAACAATCCGATTGGAAGAAAAGGAAAAAATGTTGTTCGTACAGGCAATGATATAAGAGATGCTTTAATATCAAAGATTAAAGAGTTTAATAATATTCCTGCTGATTATATTGATCAAAATCCAAGAGTAATATTTGAATAATAGTAATTAAAAGATAAATTAGAGTCTAGTTGTAATAAACTAGGCTCTTTTTTTATATATTATAACATTCTTAAAAAATTAATTTACACGCGGTAATTAGATTTTAAACATAAAAAAAATTATTTTGTATAAGAATTCATAATATAGTTTTCATTAAACGCGTGCTTAAGTGAGTGATGAATTTAAAAAAATAGGGTGGGGCATATTATTTCTATATTCATAAAATAGAAATAAAAAGTTAAAAATAACTAATTAGAACTATAAGGAAAAAGGGCGGGCATTCTAATAAAATTTAGAATACCAGACCTTTATTTTTATAATATACGATTATTATAATTAATAATCTTAAAATGAATTTTTTTACAAAAAACAGCCTTTAAGTTTAGTATCACCAAGTAAATGCTTTTCTATTGATGCCGCTATAGAGACAAAAGAATCTTTCACTCCTATATCAATGTTTTTTTTCAATTTTTTTCCGTAAGCAAGTATAGGTATATACTCTCTTGTATGATCGCTTCCCTTGTATGTAGGATCGCATCCATGATCTGCTGTTATAATGAATAAATCATCATCATTCAAATTTTCAATCATATCAGGAATATATTTATCAAACTCTTCTAATGCATTTTTGTAACCTTTAGGGTCTCTTCTATGTCCGTAAAGCATATCAAAATCAACCAAATTTGTAAATATTAATCCTTCATCAATTTCCTTAATAGCTTTAATAGTTTTTTCTATACCATCAAGATTGTTTTTATTGGTTTGTCTGTTTTCTGTGATTCCGATACCTGCAAATATATCGCTTGTTTTTCCTATTCCAACAACTGGCAAATTATGATTTTTTAATCTGTCAAGCATAGTTTCCCCGCTTGGAGGCACTGAATAATCATGTCTTCTTTCAGTTCTTTTATAACTGCCTTTAGTTCCTATATAAGGACGAGCTATAACTCTTGCTACAGGAGAATATTCATTACATATTTCAAGAGTTTTTTGGCATATATTATAAAGCTCATCTATAGGTATTATTTCTTCATGAGCTGCAATTTGAAGCACAGAGTCTGCAGAAGTATAAACAATTAAAGAACCATTTTTGAACTGCTCATCTGCATAATCATCTATAACTTCAGTACCTGAATAAGGTTTATTGCATACAACTTTTCTTCCTGAAACCTCTTCTATTTTTTTTATAGTAATTTGAGAAAAACCATTAGGATATGTATTAAAAGGTTTTTCTGAAACAAGCCCTGCTATTTCCCAATGTCCTGTAGTAGTATCCTTAGCTTTAGAAGTTTCCATCGCTTTACCGTAATAGCCTAAAGCATTATTATTTTTAGAAACGCCTTTTATATCTATAATGTTTCCAATACCTATTTTTTCCATATTTGGAAGAGCTATTCCCCCTTCAGCTTCGGCTAAATGAGCAAGAGTATTAGCACCCTCATCGCCAAATACAGCTGCATCTGGTAAAGCACCTACACCGCAGCTATCTACAACTATTAAAACAGCTTTCTTTTTCATATACAAAATCCTATATTTATATCTTTTTTAAATATAACCATTTTCAAAGAATAAAATAAAAAAGGACAGCATCATAAGCGCCCTAAATTGTAAGTATTATTTTTTATTAATTATTTCTTAACAGTTTTTTTCTCTTGAAGTTCTGGTATAGCATCATACAACTCCTGATCTATAACAACTACTACATCATTATGAAGTTTCAAGAATGTAACAGGACATTTAGTAGTAATCTTATCATTAGTTAAAAGCTCTTTCATAGCAGCAGCTTTTCCTTTACCAATAGCAGCTATAACTATTTTTTTAGCTTTTAATATTCCGCCCATACCCATACTGAACGCCTCTCTAGGTACATCTTTTTCTGAAGCAAAAAATCTTGAATTAGCTTTAATAGTTTTTTCATTAAGTTTAACACATAAAGCATTGGCATGTAAAACCTCATCAGGTTCATTAAATGCTATATGCCCATTAGGTCCTACTCCTAATAATTGTATATCTCTAGGAAGTTTATTTATTTTATCATCAAATTCTTTTAATATTTTTTCTTTTTCGCCTATACCTTTAGGAACAAAAGTATTCTTTTTATCAATATTTACATGATCAAATAAATTTTTATTCATAAAATATCTGTAGCTTTGTTCATTTTTAGGATCTAATCCTTTATATTCATCTAAGTTTACGGATTTAACATTTTTAAAATCTATTTCTTTTTTTTCATAAGCTTTTATTAAATGAGGATATACAGCCTCAGCAGTACCTCCTGTGGCAAGTCCCAAAACAGCATCTTTTTTAACTTTTAATAAATTAATAATTTCTGCTGCTGTCTTTTTTCCAACTGCATTAGCATCTTTAGCAATAATTAATTTTAATCCCATAATAATATGCTCCTTTTACTTGGATTGTCATATTTTTCATAAATCATCTTTTCATTGAAATTATAACATATATGTAATTTATTATCAAATTGTATGCTGCTATTGATTTTGATAGAAAAAAATATAAAATATTTGCATCAATATATTAAGGGAAGATTAAAATGTATAAAACTATAAAGATAAAAGCGGCAATATGTGATTTTGACGGAACTTTAGTCGATAGCGAAAGTTTATATACTAAAGCATTGATTCATGTATCTAATGAAATGAAT
This genomic window contains:
- a CDS encoding phosphopentomutase — translated: MKKKAVLIVVDSCGVGALPDAAVFGDEGANTLAHLAEAEGGIALPNMEKIGIGNIIDIKGVSKNNNALGYYGKAMETSKAKDTTTGHWEIAGLVSEKPFNTYPNGFSQITIKKIEEVSGRKVVCNKPYSGTEVIDDYADEQFKNGSLIVYTSADSVLQIAAHEEIIPIDELYNICQKTLEICNEYSPVARVIARPYIGTKGSYKRTERRHDYSVPPSGETMLDRLKNHNLPVVGIGKTSDIFAGIGITENRQTNKNNLDGIEKTIKAIKEIDEGLIFTNLVDFDMLYGHRRDPKGYKNALEEFDKYIPDMIENLNDDDLFIITADHGCDPTYKGSDHTREYIPILAYGKKLKKNIDIGVKDSFVSIAASIEKHLLGDTKLKGCFL
- a CDS encoding glucosamine-6-phosphate deaminase → MGLKLIIAKDANAVGKKTAAEIINLLKVKKDAVLGLATGGTAEAVYPHLIKAYEKKEIDFKNVKSVNLDEYKGLDPKNEQSYRYFMNKNLFDHVNIDKKNTFVPKGIGEKEKILKEFDDKINKLPRDIQLLGVGPNGHIAFNEPDEVLHANALCVKLNEKTIKANSRFFASEKDVPREAFSMGMGGILKAKKIVIAAIGKGKAAAMKELLTNDKITTKCPVTFLKLHNDVVVVIDQELYDAIPELQEKKTVKK